The DNA window CACGCAGTCCCTTTCCTTACTGCTGCTTTCATATCCTGCGAGAAAATGCGCAATCTCATCAATTGGAGCAATTGTTGCAGAGAGCCCAATCCTTGTGAAATATCTTCCTTTCTGCAGGCGCTCAAGGCTCAGCGAAAGATGAACTCCTCTCTTGTTCTCTGCAAGCGCGTGGATTTCATCCACAACGCACCAGTCAATCTCCCCAATCAGCTTTGCAAACTTTATTGCGGAAAGCATTATCCCGAGTGATTCGGGAGTTGTAATGAGGATATGAGGAGGCTTTGCAAGCATCTTTGCCTTGTCAGAAGCAGTTGTGTCGCCTGTTCTTACTCCCACTCTTATCCCCAATTTTTTCCCGTAAAGCTCCTCCATTTCCTTAAGGGGAGTTTTCAGGTTAACCTCAATGTCATA is part of the Candidatus Woesearchaeota archaeon genome and encodes:
- a CDS encoding DEAD/DEAH box helicase is translated as MLTYKEKPDSEEEILNVFHPLVKKWFFSKFKELSISQRYALLEIHERKNILISAPTGSTKTLTAFLSILNELVGLSEKNALEDRVYCIYISPLKALNYDIEVNLKTPLKEMEELYGKKLGIRVGVRTGDTTASDKAKMLAKPPHILITTPESLGIMLSAIKFAKLIGEIDWCVVDEIHALAENKRGVHLSLSLERLQKGRYFTRIGLSATIAPIDEIAHFLAGYESSSKERDCV